One window from the genome of Magnolia sinica isolate HGM2019 chromosome 4, MsV1, whole genome shotgun sequence encodes:
- the LOC131243883 gene encoding 17.8 kDa class I heat shock protein-like, which yields MSIIPSIFGRRTNVFDPFSLDVWDPFQGFPFDSSLFPSRSDFARETSQFANTQIDWKETPDAHVFKADLPGLKKEEVKVEVEEGRVLQISGERSKETEEKNDTWHRVERTSGRFLRRFRLPENAKVEGVKAAMENGVLTVTVPKVEVKKPDVKAIEISG from the coding sequence ATGTCGATCATCCCCAGCATCTTTGGCCGCAGAACCAACGTCTTCGATCCCTTCTCCCTCGACGTATGGGACCCATTTCAAGGCTTCCCCTTTGACTCCTCTCTCTTCCCATCTCGCTCCGATTTCGCCAGAGAAACCTCCCAATTCGCGAACACGCAGATAGATTGGAAGGAGACTCCCGACGCGCATGTCTTCAAAGCAGATCTGCCGGGGCTGAAAAAGGAGGAGGTGAAGGTGGAGGTTGAAGAAGGGAGAGTGCTCCAGATCAGCGGCGAGAGAAGCAAGGAGACGGAGGAGAAGAACGACACGTGGCACCGCGTCGAGAGGACAAGCGGCAGGTTCCTGAGGCGATTCAGGTTGCCGGAGAATGCGAAGGTGGAGGGAGTGAAGGCAGCAATGGAGAACGGAGTCCTGACTGTAACGGTTCCGAAAGTGGAGGTGAAGAAGCCCGATGTGAAGGCCATTGAAATCTCTGGCTGA